The DNA segment CCTTTGCGGTGATGCGACGGTGGGGGCTGAAACGCAGCATCTGATGCAGCAGATCGATGAAGGGACCTTCAAGTTGTGGCACTGCTTGCTCCAAAGAAGTTCCAAAAGTGCTGAAGTTAGAGAATGTCTGCCTTGAAACAGCAGCATCTGCTGGCCACTCATCTGCCGGTGGAAGTCCCATGATCTCTAAGATACGCGTAAGCTGGTCTGCCTCAGAACGACCACCAAAAAGAGGCTTGCGGCGTGCCATTTCCGCCAAGATGCAGCCGCAGCTCCACAGATCCACTGGTGAGCCATAATTTGCTTGAAGGAGAACCTGCATAGATTTTACTAGCCCATTAAGAGTGGACAACACGCTTTGGGCAAGCTGGCAGCTCAAGGAAGATAATGAGAGAGCCGCATTTTTTAACCTACATGCACAGGTGTAAAATATGACTTTCTAACTGGAACACAAACTGGCCCAGTTTTTCCTGAACTACAACTCATGATCTGCAGGACAACATTGAGTGTCTCGTAGAACAATTTTATGTTAATATCCATATTTAGTTGCTGTTGTTGACATACGTGCGCATGTGTCTTGGCTCTTCTCGAATATGTCTTTGTTGTATGTGTACATCTGCTATCGAATAAGTCGCGCATGACCATTTGTTATCCGGTTAGAACGCATCTCGGTGAGTGCGTCTCAATATCCAAGTGCCATACTCAGAAACGCATCTGAACTCTACATTACTTCTTGGCTCAGACAAACACAGCACAATGAAACTTCACAACTGAAATAAATAATCATAGTGCATTAATAACATTCCCTGGCAATTTTCATATTCAGGCCCTTTTAGAACCTGCTCAAAGGCATTGAGCAGGAGAAATTCATCTCAAGCAAAAAATCATCTCAAGAATTTTTAAGAAGTGTTACTGACATGCATTAACAACATCAGCAAGAAAGGAGCATAGTATTGAGACAACTTTGTGGATGAAAGGTTATAATATTGCTTTCCAGTATAGCAGCAGCAAAAGCCATCGATTTGCAATTGGTCTGCAGGCACATTCGAATATCTCTGCTGCCTACACATATTTatccaaaaataaaataaagataatttcatttctttacaaaGGCAAAGTTTGATGCAGTGCTCCACATGTAGCCAATTGTGTGACAACAGGAATGATACTGATTCAGTAGGCAAAGTTCCTTGACCATTCATAGGTGCCATCTACCTTTAATCTACTTGCTTTTGCCTGACTATGCACATTTTCTACTGCAAATAACAATTGTATTTAACTGTGTTCACAAAGCAATCATGATATCAGGATCAAGGAACACGGTAAGCACGACAAGCTTTTCAAGCCACTTTCATTTAACAAGTCCCAGACTAAACATCATACAGATAGAGAGCAACATCTATAAGTGTCCTACATGCaaacaaagacaaatgcaagcaCACGCACCTCAGGTGGGCGGTACCACAGCGTGACCACCACAGGCGTGAGTGACATTTCCCGCTCATAGAGGCGAGCCAAGCCAAAATCAGCAAGCTTAAGTTGCCGCTGAGCAGTCACCAACACATTCTGGGGCTTCAGATCACGATGAACAATGCGATGCGAGTGCAGAAACTCCACTcccgtcagcagctgcttcagaAGCCAGGCAATGAGCTCAGGCTCAAGGCCTGGTTCAGGGCAGCGCTCCAAGAAACCTGCCAAGTCCTGGTCAATGTGCTCAAAGACAAGAAAAAGCACCAGCTCCCGTTCCAGCCGGTTGCCATGGCAGATGTCCAGCAGACGCACCACATTTGGGTGCTGCGCAGCATCCAGCTGACGGAGGAGGCCAATTTCACGCAGCGTTCCAGTGGGGATGCCTTCCTCGTTGAGCGATACACGCACTTTCTTGAGGGCAACAAAACGTCCTTCGTTCTGACGGTCTCGGGCCTTGTACACAGTGCCA comes from the Dermacentor variabilis isolate Ectoservices chromosome 2, ASM5094787v1, whole genome shotgun sequence genome and includes:
- the LOC142571766 gene encoding cyclin-dependent kinase 4-like, which codes for MAPPSPPMTRPAADASLTDMAGEVLTNGNAYEEIAQIGTGAFGTVYKARDRQNEGRFVALKKVRVSLNEEGIPTGTLREIGLLRQLDAAQHPNVVRLLDICHGNRLERELVLFLVFEHIDQDLAGFLERCPEPGLEPELIAWLLKQLLTGVEFLHSHRIVHRDLKPQNVLVTAQRQLKLADFGLARLYEREMSLTPVVVTLWYRPPEVLLQANYGSPVDLWSCGCILAEMARRKPLFGGRSEADQLTRILEIMGLPPADEWPADAAVSRQTFSNFSTFGTSLEQAVPQLEGPFIDLLHQMLRFSPHRRITAKAALSHPCLADVNEVAVS